In the Shewanella sp. OMA3-2 genome, one interval contains:
- the cysZ gene encoding sulfate transporter CysZ yields MAVTSPSNRKSGVNYFLEGFALIKQPGLRTFVFIPLMINLLLFAAVMYFAVGKLGDLFTWLNGEVPDYLSWLNFFLWPLAVLTMLVVMSFIFSSVMNWLAAPFNGLLAEKVEQHLTGKNLNTGGAVDLIKDLPRIMGREWLKLKYYLPRALIFLILFWVPVIGQTAAPILWFLFTAWMMAIQYCDYPFDNHKVPFDDMKFALRNTKGTSFSFGASVTLFSMIPIVNFIVMPVAICGATSMWVDRYRDAYKNPSVAAD; encoded by the coding sequence ATGGCAGTAACATCCCCTTCTAACCGTAAAAGTGGCGTTAATTATTTTTTGGAAGGCTTTGCGCTTATTAAGCAACCCGGACTACGTACATTCGTGTTTATCCCGTTAATGATAAATTTGTTGCTGTTTGCTGCGGTAATGTATTTTGCAGTGGGCAAGTTAGGCGACTTATTTACCTGGTTGAATGGTGAAGTCCCCGACTATCTTTCTTGGTTAAATTTCTTTTTGTGGCCGTTAGCGGTATTAACTATGCTTGTGGTGATGTCGTTTATCTTCAGCTCAGTGATGAACTGGCTAGCAGCACCTTTTAACGGCTTATTAGCTGAAAAAGTTGAACAGCATTTAACAGGCAAAAACCTCAATACAGGTGGTGCGGTAGATTTAATTAAAGACTTACCGCGCATAATGGGCCGTGAATGGCTTAAGTTGAAATACTATTTACCCCGCGCACTGATTTTTTTAATCTTATTCTGGGTACCTGTTATTGGTCAAACCGCCGCGCCTATTTTATGGTTTTTGTTTACCGCATGGATGATGGCAATACAATATTGTGATTACCCGTTTGATAACCATAAAGTGCCATTTGATGATATGAAGTTTGCTTTGCGCAATACTAAGGGAACCAGCTTCAGCTTTGGAGCTTCAGTAACATTATTTTCGATGATCCCGATAGTGAATTTTATTGTTATGCCTGTGGCCATTTGCGGGGCAACGTCAATGTGGGTTGATCGCTACCGTGACGCCTATAAAAATCCATCGGTTGCTGCTGATTAA
- a CDS encoding beta-ketoacyl-ACP synthase III, producing the protein MIKVVISGSGLFVPPFSVSNDELVASYNSYVDLHNQQNSQQIEENELQPLAYSSSEFIEKASGIKNRYVMVKEGILNPQIMMPLIADQASDELSLQASMGIEAAKQALAQAKVNAEDIDLVIVACAYTQRAYPAIAIEIQQQLGTKGFAYDMLVACSSATFAIVSAVNAIKGGTAKRVLVINPELTSPQSNFRDRDSHFIFGDVATAVVVERQDLAQTEHAFNILSTSCMTDFSNNIRSNFGFVNRCDPDNASTADKLFHQQGRKVFKELLPMIYQHLDKQFSDEQIKPEEFKRLWLHQANINMNMFVVKKLLGDDVDETTAPIVLDEFANTASAGSVIAFNKFNSDFKTGDLGLLCSFGAGYSIGSIVLEKC; encoded by the coding sequence ATGATAAAAGTAGTTATTTCAGGTAGTGGTCTTTTTGTTCCTCCTTTTTCAGTTTCTAATGATGAGTTAGTTGCAAGCTATAACAGCTATGTGGATTTACATAATCAACAAAATTCACAGCAAATAGAAGAAAATGAACTTCAACCCTTGGCTTATTCATCAAGTGAATTCATCGAAAAAGCCTCGGGCATAAAAAATCGATACGTTATGGTAAAAGAGGGGATTTTAAACCCACAAATAATGATGCCATTGATTGCCGACCAAGCGTCTGATGAGTTGTCATTACAAGCCAGTATGGGTATTGAAGCTGCCAAGCAAGCGTTAGCTCAAGCAAAAGTGAATGCTGAAGATATCGATTTAGTGATTGTGGCCTGTGCTTATACTCAGCGGGCATATCCTGCTATTGCGATTGAAATCCAGCAACAGCTTGGTACTAAAGGTTTTGCCTATGACATGCTAGTGGCTTGCTCGTCAGCCACCTTTGCAATTGTGAGTGCAGTTAATGCGATTAAAGGGGGCACTGCAAAGCGCGTATTAGTGATTAACCCTGAACTGACCTCACCACAAAGTAATTTCAGAGATCGAGATAGTCATTTTATTTTTGGTGATGTGGCAACAGCGGTTGTGGTTGAAAGGCAAGACTTAGCACAAACAGAACATGCCTTTAATATTTTATCGACAAGCTGTATGACTGACTTTTCTAATAACATTCGCAGTAATTTTGGTTTTGTGAATCGTTGTGATCCTGATAATGCGAGTACTGCTGATAAGTTATTTCATCAGCAAGGGCGTAAAGTGTTTAAAGAGCTTTTGCCAATGATTTATCAGCATTTAGATAAACAATTCTCTGATGAGCAAATCAAACCTGAAGAATTTAAACGTTTGTGGTTACATCAAGCGAATATCAATATGAATATGTTTGTGGTTAAGAAATTATTGGGCGATGACGTAGACGAAACCACCGCACCGATAGTGCTTGATGAATTTGCTAATACCGCTTCGGCGGGTTCTGTTATTGCTTTTAACAAATTTAATAGCGATTTTAAAACCGGTGATCTTGGCCTACTTTGTTCATTTGGTGCCGGGTACTCTATTGGCAGTATCGTACTCGAAAAGTGTTAA
- the cysK gene encoding cysteine synthase A — MSKIFEDNSYTLGNTPLVRLNRVSNGNVLAKIEARNPSFSVKCRIGANMIWDAEKKGTLTKDIELVEPTSGNTGIALAYVAAARGYKLTLTMPNTMSLERRKLLKALGAKVVLTEGAKGMKGAIDKAEEIRLSDPSKYLVLGQFSNPANPEIHEKTTGPEIWNDTDGQVDVFVAGVGTGGTITGTSRFLKAQGKEVISVAVEPVDSPVIAQAKAGQPIQPGPHKIQGIGAGFIPDNLDLSVVDRVEAVSNDDAIEMSLRLMKEEGILVGISSGAAVVAANRIAALPEFAGKTIVVILPSAAERYLSSVLFAGEFGESENVQ, encoded by the coding sequence ATGAGCAAAATTTTCGAAGATAATTCATATACTTTAGGTAATACTCCACTCGTTCGCTTAAACCGCGTCAGCAACGGTAACGTATTAGCTAAAATCGAAGCCCGTAACCCAAGCTTTAGTGTTAAATGTCGTATCGGTGCGAATATGATATGGGATGCTGAAAAGAAAGGCACCTTAACTAAAGATATCGAATTAGTCGAACCTACTTCAGGTAACACAGGTATCGCACTTGCTTATGTTGCTGCAGCTCGTGGTTATAAGTTAACCCTGACTATGCCCAATACCATGAGTCTTGAGCGCCGTAAATTGTTAAAAGCACTTGGTGCTAAAGTGGTCTTAACAGAAGGTGCTAAAGGCATGAAAGGCGCTATTGATAAAGCAGAAGAAATTCGTTTATCAGACCCGTCTAAATATTTGGTTTTAGGTCAATTTAGCAACCCTGCTAACCCTGAAATTCATGAGAAAACTACCGGTCCAGAAATTTGGAATGATACTGATGGCCAAGTAGATGTATTTGTTGCTGGTGTGGGTACTGGCGGTACAATCACAGGGACTAGCCGTTTCTTAAAAGCGCAGGGCAAAGAAGTGATTTCTGTTGCGGTTGAGCCGGTAGACTCACCTGTTATTGCTCAAGCAAAAGCAGGCCAACCAATTCAGCCTGGTCCACATAAAATTCAAGGTATCGGTGCTGGTTTCATTCCAGATAACTTAGATTTATCAGTTGTTGACCGTGTTGAAGCGGTGAGTAATGATGATGCTATCGAAATGTCACTACGCTTGATGAAAGAAGAAGGTATTCTAGTCGGTATTTCTTCTGGCGCAGCTGTTGTAGCGGCTAATCGTATTGCTGCATTACCTGAGTTTGCTGGTAAAACCATAGTGGTGATTTTACCGTCAGCGGCAGAGCGTTACTTATCATCTGTGTTATTTGCTGGTGAATTTGGCGAAAGCGAAAACGTACAGTAA
- a CDS encoding carbohydrate binding family 9 domain-containing protein encodes MNNYSKTLLILSGLISFSAFAGSSDQFHATLPTLSDGIIIDGDFDEAQWLLAEEVELKFETSPAENVAAPVVTTARIFASQTSLYVAFTAHDPNPQAIRANLRDRDKSWGDDMVGIKLDTFNNARLAYQFFINAYGVQSDSIENELTGHESDAWDGIWYSKGKITDNGYQVEVQLPLRLFNFDDSNAVQKWGVEFIRFYPRHENQRFSTHKIDRNVSCKLCQLGILQGLEGAKQGKDIQITPSLVANQNNQRPLNPTGPWEAESDVEAGLDLRWGITPTTLLNATINPDFSQVESDAGQLDVNNTFALFYPEKRAFFLDNKDYFDSQLELLHTRNISSPDYGVKLTSKTDDHTIGVLAANDIQTQFLVPGNLSSDIATLNQESYNVATRYRYDASKQLSIGGVMTLKQSDDYHNYVYSTDMKYQPTEQDTFTAQYAFSQTEYPEKFFNQFCKGDDCTIPPIECDLSNCDYNERVLRTNKLGQFSDNMFKLTYQHNRREWYASTQYESVGDDFRADLGFIEKVDAAKFVAGGGYRWYPSNSFFSKIQLGGDWDITHTQKGEKLEQETEMFIEFEGGYQSYIASGITQRERVGRRHNPSNIDINNNTQMFDETIGWFYTNFVPLQSIKLELDVNYGDNIDFANDRLGTLTMFNPEVEWKVTDSIVLNLSHRYQTLDVDNGKLFTANLTDIRVNWQITLNSFIRLTSVYTDIERDPNLYIYQQPNAKYQDLGNELLYGYKLNPQSVFYIGYSDAFKADDEIDSLTQNDRTYFMKVSYAWLL; translated from the coding sequence GTGAACAACTACTCAAAAACTCTATTAATACTCAGTGGACTTATTAGCTTTAGCGCCTTTGCTGGCAGTAGTGATCAATTTCATGCCACACTACCAACGCTCAGCGATGGCATTATTATTGATGGTGACTTCGATGAAGCTCAATGGCTGTTAGCTGAAGAAGTTGAATTGAAATTTGAAACCTCTCCAGCAGAAAACGTTGCTGCGCCAGTGGTGACTACCGCAAGAATATTTGCTTCGCAAACCAGTTTATATGTTGCCTTTACCGCCCATGATCCTAATCCACAAGCTATTCGCGCCAATTTGCGTGACAGAGACAAGTCTTGGGGTGATGACATGGTCGGCATCAAATTGGATACATTCAATAATGCACGATTAGCTTATCAATTTTTTATCAACGCTTATGGTGTTCAAAGTGACTCCATTGAGAACGAACTGACAGGCCACGAAAGTGATGCTTGGGATGGGATTTGGTACAGCAAAGGTAAAATCACCGACAATGGCTATCAAGTGGAAGTACAGCTGCCGCTTAGATTATTCAATTTTGATGATTCAAATGCCGTTCAAAAATGGGGCGTTGAGTTTATCCGCTTTTACCCTAGACATGAGAATCAACGTTTTTCAACCCATAAAATAGATCGTAATGTGTCGTGTAAATTATGCCAGCTGGGTATTTTACAAGGGTTAGAAGGCGCTAAACAGGGCAAAGATATTCAAATTACGCCCTCCCTTGTCGCTAACCAAAACAACCAAAGGCCCTTAAATCCTACTGGCCCCTGGGAAGCTGAGTCAGACGTTGAAGCAGGACTCGACTTACGTTGGGGCATAACACCAACCACATTATTAAATGCAACGATTAACCCAGATTTTTCCCAGGTAGAATCAGATGCGGGCCAATTAGATGTTAACAATACTTTTGCACTGTTTTATCCAGAAAAACGCGCATTCTTTTTAGATAACAAAGACTACTTTGACAGCCAACTGGAATTATTGCATACCCGCAATATTAGCTCTCCTGACTACGGGGTAAAACTCACCAGCAAAACCGATGATCATACTATAGGGGTATTAGCGGCAAATGATATCCAAACTCAGTTTTTAGTCCCTGGTAATTTAAGCTCAGATATTGCTACCCTTAATCAAGAAAGCTATAACGTAGCAACACGATATCGTTACGATGCTAGTAAACAATTATCTATTGGCGGGGTCATGACACTCAAGCAATCTGATGATTATCATAACTATGTTTATAGCACAGATATGAAATATCAGCCGACAGAGCAAGACACCTTTACTGCCCAATATGCATTTTCACAAACAGAATATCCTGAAAAGTTCTTTAATCAATTCTGTAAAGGGGATGATTGCACAATTCCTCCCATAGAATGTGATTTAAGTAATTGTGACTATAACGAACGAGTGCTGCGAACCAATAAACTAGGCCAATTTAGCGACAATATGTTCAAGCTAACCTATCAGCATAATCGTCGCGAATGGTATGCCTCAACACAGTACGAATCTGTTGGTGATGATTTTAGAGCCGATTTAGGCTTTATTGAAAAGGTTGATGCGGCCAAGTTTGTTGCCGGTGGCGGTTATCGCTGGTATCCATCAAATAGCTTTTTTAGTAAAATTCAGTTGGGTGGCGACTGGGATATTACTCACACCCAAAAAGGTGAAAAGCTAGAGCAAGAAACTGAAATGTTTATTGAATTTGAAGGCGGATATCAAAGCTATATTGCGTCAGGTATAACCCAGCGTGAACGCGTTGGCAGACGTCACAACCCATCCAACATCGACATTAACAACAACACCCAAATGTTTGATGAAACTATTGGCTGGTTTTACACCAACTTTGTGCCGCTGCAATCAATCAAGCTGGAATTAGATGTAAACTATGGTGATAACATCGATTTTGCCAACGATCGCCTAGGCACATTAACTATGTTCAACCCAGAAGTCGAATGGAAAGTAACCGATTCAATTGTGCTGAACTTATCCCATAGATATCAAACGCTTGATGTTGATAACGGCAAACTGTTTACCGCAAATCTAACCGATATTCGGGTCAACTGGCAAATAACCCTCAATAGCTTTATCCGCCTTACCAGCGTGTATACCGACATAGAAAGAGATCCAAACCTGTACATTTATCAACAACCCAATGCCAAATATCAAGACTTAGGTAATGAGTTACTGTATGGCTACAAGCTCAATCCACAAAGTGTGTTTTATATCGGTTATTCAGATGCATTTAAAGCTGACGACGAGATTGATTCATTAACTCAAAATGACAGAACCTACTTTATGAAAGTCAGCTATGCATGGTTACTATAA